The Deltaproteobacteria bacterium genome includes the window GAAGAAGTGGAACCCTCTTCCGTCATGGAGGCCATGAATCGGTGGCTCGAAGCAACCGGCGCCGAACTCCAGGCCCTGATGGGGCCTGAAATAGAATCCTATATGTCACCAGACGCCTTGAAATTCTTGAAGTATTGGATAGAGGTTTTCCCTGAAAATAATCTTATGGCTTACATGCAGAGTCTGGCCGAGAGAAACCGGATAGCCCGGGAGTGGGCGCAGTTCCAGGAACACCATCCGCTGCTGCTCGGTCCGGTCAATACCATCCAACCCTTCAAAGTGGGATATGACATTTTAAGCAGGGAGTCCTTTCAAGAGGTCATTCTTTCTTTCCGGCTCAATATGACGGTCAATCTGCTGGGGCTGCCCTCGGTAGTGGTGCCGGTCGGTTTGGTCGATGGATTGCCCCAAGCGGTGCAAATCATCGGCCCGCGCTTCAGAGAAGACCTCTGCCTGGGGGCCGCCGAACTCATCGAGGGAAGCATTGGATCCCTGACCCCAATTGATCCCAAGTGATGGTTTGTCTTGAACAGATTGTCCTTCTTCGAAGATAAACTTCTCCCATGAAACTCCGCATTTTGCGGGTCTCCTGATCGTGAGAGATTCATAAGGGCCGACAGGGAATTATCACGGCAATCGTCATTGCAGTCTTTGCCGATTTTCCTGATCAAAAACACTGCACCCGGCAGAGATTCCTTTTCTTCCGAAAAGGCCGGGCCTGCAAAGGTTAAGAGGAAAAATAGCACTAACAAAAACAGAACGAATAAGGCTTTCTCTGTCTTAATAACCAAATCAATTTCCTTCCAATGAATCGGAAAATCGATAGGCTGCCTTCCCATCCGGCCGAGCTGTGTTGAGATCTTGATTTTAATAAAACTCATCAACAAAATGGGAGCACCCCTCATTAAGGATCGGGCCGGTACTCCAGAATATCCCCCGGCTGGCAATCCAGGTACTTGCAAATGGCATTCAGGGTAGACAGACGAATGCCTTTTACCTTCCCCGTTTTGATGAGCGACAGATTCTGATCGGTGATCCCAATAAACTCGGCCAGCTCTTTCGATCTGACTTTCCGTTTGGCGAGCATGACGTCCAGGTTAATGATGATGGCCATATCCCCCCTTAAATAATCAAAGCCTGATCTTCTTGAATCTTGCGGCCTTCGTCCATTACCCAGGAAATGACCAGTATGACAAGGCCCACGAAGATACCGGTGAAGTCGGCAGAATAAAGTCCGAAGGAGATCATTCTTTGGCCCGGTGGGTTGTTCAGTGTCAGGACGACAGTCAACAGGGAGTTTCTGACTACATCGCCGATGACCCAGAAAATCAAAATCCGACCCAGGCTGCGGAAACAGTCCACGTTTTGCTTTGTGAATATCAATTGGTTTTCATAAAGCCCAAACAAGCTTCTGAGCTTTTGCAGGCCGTAAATGACGATACCCAAAGGGATCAGATCAACTAGAAAGGCCAGGAGACGAGTCAGTGCAGTTAGATCGGATTTGACATGAACCGGCAGAGGTATCATCGGCATCAGGGCATAGAGCCGGTTAAAGAAAATCCAGAACAGGGCACAGGCTATTGGCAGTCCGTAAATCAGTCCCGTGCAGATTCGCCTCAGGTTGCGGCTGACCTTTGTGATCCGTTGCGTGTTTTCCATAATCCAATTCCTCCTCTGCTGGAATGAAAGACAATTTACCGGTACGCCCATTTTTTGTCAATAAAAAAATATCGTTTATTGTTATTTTTTTATTGTTTTACAGTAAATATTAATAAACACTTGATTCCCGTTCCCATGGGAATGACGAAAATGGGCTCTTTTTGCGGACTTCCAAATAACTTAACCTTTTTTGGATAAGTTATTCCTTGATACAGCGCCGCTATGTGGCGTCCAAAAGCTTTTTACCAATCCATCACTCTTTATCCGGCTTGGTTTTTTTAAATTTCCCGACCAACAGATACAGCAGTAAAAACGGCCAATTGTAGATAAGGCCCGCCCCGCTTGAAAATCCGATATTCCTGATCAATTTCAGACCGGGAAGATTTTCAAAGGGATCGTCATTAATCAGGTACGTCCAGGTGGCCGAAGGCCTTTTCAGGGCCTGTCCCGCAGGCGCAATTTTTTTTCCGGTGACTCTCATGGTGTTAAATATTTCAACGGCTTTAATTTCCACCGCTCTTAATAGATCACTGAATCTGATAACGGCCAATTTTTGAAATTCGAAAAAGGGTTCCAGCCCGCCAAGCCGTTGCAAGTGGATGCCCTCCCGGATTTCAGTCATATCGGCAAGGTACTGAGACCAAGAGGCATCAAGGCAGTGCAGCAGGATCTTTTGACTCATGCGGTTCAAGTGGTTGTCGTCAATCAGTAATCGGTATTCATGCCGTTTCTCCGGCGAACTCGAAATAAATAATTCCAATGCAAAATGGTCATTCAGAAATTCACACCGTTTATCAAACATAATCCGGCGTTGCTGTTCGATGGTGTCCGAATATTTAAAAAGCGTCTTTTTGATTTCCAGATTCTGTCCTTCGATAATGCGCTGCATGCGGTCTATTTCTCTCCGGAGAACTTTTTTTTCAATTTCTCCCTGTTGATGATCCCTTAAGATGCCAGAGGGGAGGAGGTCCTTAAATCGATATCGGACAAACAAATCATCTTCCAGACTGATAAAAAAGCGGGAAGAGCCGGGGTCCCCCTGCCGCCCGGCCCGGCCGCGAAGCTGCATGTCGATTCTTTGGCTTTCATGGCGGTTTGTTCCTATCACATATAATCCGCCTAAGGCCAGGACTTGCTCTTTTTCTACTTCATCATCTTCACCCAACCGGATATCCGTCCCCCGTCCGGCCATATTCGTCGATATGGTTACAGCCCCAAGCCTGCCGGCCCGGGCGATAATGCCGGCTTCGTATTCATCGTTTTTGGCATTGAGCACCGCGCACCTGATGCCCTGTTCCTGTAAGGCCTGGGCAAGCTCGGCCGATTCAGCTACGCTTCGCGTGCCTGCCAGTACGGGACGCCGGGTCCAATGGACATTGACGATCTCAGCGATTAGGGCAGTCTGTTTTTCCGTTCTGGTCCTGAAGACAAGGTCTTTATGGTCGATTCTTATGCAAGGCCTATGGGGAGGTATCGAAACGATACTGAGATTATAAAATTGTCGAAACTCTTCTTCGGCTGACCGGGCCGTAGCGGTCATGCCGCAGATTTTAGGATATAATTGTAAAAAGTGCTGTAGGGTTATGGAATTGAGAACCTGGCCGTGGGTCCGCGTCGGGACGTTTTCTTTAGCCTCCAAGGCCGCCTGAAGTCCGTCCGGCCAGCGCCGTTTATCGGCAACGCGACCGGTGAACTCATCCACCAACTCAATTTTTCCATTTCGAACAATGTAATCGACGTCCCGATGCAACAGTAATTCCGCATGAAGGGCACAATTCAATTGGGGCAGGAGGTCGGTATTCTCAGAAGCATAAAGATCCCCGCATGCCAAGAGCTTTTCCACACGTTCCACCCCCGAATCGGTCAAGTAGATATTTCGCTCCGAGTCATGGAATTCCACATCAACCCCGAGGGTTAATCTTCGGGCAATATCCGTCAGGCGACAGGGTTCTGGGATGAATTCCTCTGAAGCCCCGGCAATAATCAGGGGAATGCGGGCTTCGTCGATCAAGATGGAATCGGCTTCATCGATAATGGCAAAGTTGAATGGTCGTTGCACACACTCTTCCGGCTTATAGCAAAGGCTGTCCCGCAAAAAATCAAATCCTGCTTCTTTGGCCGTGAGGTAGGTCACATCCGAGACATAGGCCTTTTGCCGTTCACCAGGACTCATCCCTTCCTGGACGTGGCCCACGGAAAGCCCCAGGAAATGATAAATCGGACCCATCCACCGGGCATCACGGCGGGCCAGATAATCGTTAAAGGTCAGGACATGAACCCCTTTCCCCGTAAGGGCATTGAGGAAGGCGGGGAAAACGGCCGTTAATGTCTTGCCCTCCCCGGTTTGCATCTCGGCCAGCTTTCCTTGATGAAGAACAATGCCCCCGATGAGTTGCACATCAAACGGCCTTAGCCCCAATACGCGCCGGACAACTTCAGCCACCAGGGCAAAGGCCTCTATCAAAAGATCGTCCAAGGAGCCTTCCTGGCGGGCACGAAAAGACAATTGACCGGAAATATCTTTCAGTTGAATGTCGGTTTTCTCATGAAAAGTTTTCCAACATGGATTAATTTCATTAAGTATCTGATTATAATGACTCATATCATTTTCAATGGTTTGTCCGTTAAGACGTTGGCAAAGTCTTTCTAACAATGTCGTTATGCGTTTAGTTAGCATGGCATTCTCCTCTGGGCAGCGGGCACCCTTTCGTCTTGCCTCCCTCCCACACCTTCCCCATCCGATGGAGGAGGGCAGGTGTGGGGGTGGGGTGCCACGGAGTATGAAAATAAGGTCAAGGTTCAAGGTACAGGGTTCAAGGTTTTTCACGCTTGAAACTTGCATCTTGCAACTTAAAACTGTTTTATCGTAATAATCAGCTATGACAGGGAGAATTCGTGAGGGAGAGGGTCGTTATCCGAGGATTGATGACAACGGTTTTTTTTCTTAAGAATTGACAGTAGGTGGTGGGTGGGTGTATGGACTGGCTGATCGTCCGTCGACTGCTCCAGGAAGCGAAATGATTCAATGAAAGGCCGGGCACTGTGTTTATCAAGGATCTCTAAATGGCCGAAAAATAAACCCTTGTTTGGTTTTAACGAAAAAAGATGGTTAGGATTTTTGAGATGGCCGCCTAATGGCTTTTGAACAACAAGCTCAATCTGGGCAGCGCTGGGATTATGGAATTGTTTGGTTAAAGAGCATAGGCCATTGCCGCCTTGCAGCAAGAATACCCAGGTAATCGCAATACAAAAAAGCTTCAGGAATGAATGGTTCTTTTGTCCGGTATTCATATCGGCCTATCGATATTTGATGCTTTCGTAAAAAGTCCTGAAGCGTACATTTGCGTCATTCCCGTGAAAACGGGAATCCAGTGATTTTAATTAGTTACTCATGACCTGGATTCCCGCCTACGCGGGAATGACGACTTTTTACGAGACCATCAATTTTTGAATCCTATCAATTTATTCGGTTCAAATTTTACATCTCATTTCCTGATAAACCGGTCCTTGAAAAACCCCTGACTGAGGTAGAGGGCGGCTACCGGGTTATGGCCCAAGGCCCGGTCCTTGACCACCAGGGGGGTGGTCTCCGCTTTACAGTTGCGTAAAAACAGGATGTCGTGTCCCAGGCAGAGGCCGACCATGATATTCAGCTCGGTTTTCTCCCGGTTGAGCACCTCGGCCTGCAGGATGGGATTGCATAAAATATTGCCCGGCATGCCCACCTCTTTGGGATGCACCTCCCCGCAGAGACAGGATACGGAGACCACCTCGAATCTATTGTTTTCGAGAAC containing:
- a CDS encoding helix-turn-helix transcriptional regulator → MAIIINLDVMLAKRKVRSKELAEFIGITDQNLSLIKTGKVKGIRLSTLNAICKYLDCQPGDILEYRPDP
- a CDS encoding DUF2975 domain-containing protein, which produces MENTQRITKVSRNLRRICTGLIYGLPIACALFWIFFNRLYALMPMIPLPVHVKSDLTALTRLLAFLVDLIPLGIVIYGLQKLRSLFGLYENQLIFTKQNVDCFRSLGRILIFWVIGDVVRNSLLTVVLTLNNPPGQRMISFGLYSADFTGIFVGLVILVISWVMDEGRKIQEDQALII
- the secA2 gene encoding accessory Sec system translocase SecA2, with product MLTKRITTLLERLCQRLNGQTIENDMSHYNQILNEINPCWKTFHEKTDIQLKDISGQLSFRARQEGSLDDLLIEAFALVAEVVRRVLGLRPFDVQLIGGIVLHQGKLAEMQTGEGKTLTAVFPAFLNALTGKGVHVLTFNDYLARRDARWMGPIYHFLGLSVGHVQEGMSPGERQKAYVSDVTYLTAKEAGFDFLRDSLCYKPEECVQRPFNFAIIDEADSILIDEARIPLIIAGASEEFIPEPCRLTDIARRLTLGVDVEFHDSERNIYLTDSGVERVEKLLACGDLYASENTDLLPQLNCALHAELLLHRDVDYIVRNGKIELVDEFTGRVADKRRWPDGLQAALEAKENVPTRTHGQVLNSITLQHFLQLYPKICGMTATARSAEEEFRQFYNLSIVSIPPHRPCIRIDHKDLVFRTRTEKQTALIAEIVNVHWTRRPVLAGTRSVAESAELAQALQEQGIRCAVLNAKNDEYEAGIIARAGRLGAVTISTNMAGRGTDIRLGEDDEVEKEQVLALGGLYVIGTNRHESQRIDMQLRGRAGRQGDPGSSRFFISLEDDLFVRYRFKDLLPSGILRDHQQGEIEKKVLRREIDRMQRIIEGQNLEIKKTLFKYSDTIEQQRRIMFDKRCEFLNDHFALELFISSSPEKRHEYRLLIDDNHLNRMSQKILLHCLDASWSQYLADMTEIREGIHLQRLGGLEPFFEFQKLAVIRFSDLLRAVEIKAVEIFNTMRVTGKKIAPAGQALKRPSATWTYLINDDPFENLPGLKLIRNIGFSSGAGLIYNWPFLLLYLLVGKFKKTKPDKE